In one Bacteroides intestinalis DSM 17393 genomic region, the following are encoded:
- a CDS encoding glycoside hydrolase family 43 protein has protein sequence MNKASLWISCLVLFLLAGCTNAGKQAAEEETTFTNPVIYADVPDVDVIRVGSDYYMISTTAHMSPGAPIMHSKDMVNWKIISYVFDELKESPYNDLEGGNIYSRGQWAASLRYHDGLFYVFFGTGNKSYIYTAKDPAGKWEQKLVIDEYLHDASMLFDDDGRIYLAYGARHIRIIEFNKDLSGINPNGLQVEVIPGEPQGLLEGTHFYKFNGKYYLTLIWWPEGGIRTQLCFRSDKVSGPYEMKTILSDDLGYANHGVAQGCFIDTEAGEWYAMLFQDHEAVGRVPVLMPCRWENGWPMLGDENGKVPPVMKVPVQGYDEKTELVVSDNFDEAPKLGLTWQWNHNPDNLLWTLTERPGYLRLKTGKVVKNLFEARNTLTQRTEGPKCSGVVSLDLTFMNDGDYAGLAAFCSEPGILSVVKEYGKKYLVMTDRNVEKARRELNQDIVFLKMECDFTTDYAQFSYSLDDTNWTPIGDKFHMIFSMAHFTGNKFAIFNYATKAAGGYVDVDFFRYEKQSN, from the coding sequence ATGAACAAAGCATCTTTATGGATAAGTTGCCTTGTGCTGTTTCTCCTTGCCGGCTGTACGAATGCCGGCAAGCAGGCAGCTGAGGAAGAAACAACTTTCACCAATCCGGTCATCTATGCTGATGTACCGGATGTTGACGTTATACGCGTAGGTAGTGATTACTATATGATTAGCACTACCGCACACATGTCACCCGGAGCGCCTATCATGCACTCCAAAGACATGGTTAACTGGAAAATCATCAGCTATGTGTTTGATGAACTCAAAGAGAGCCCATACAATGATCTGGAAGGCGGTAATATCTACAGCCGCGGACAATGGGCTGCTTCCTTACGCTATCACGACGGGCTTTTCTATGTATTCTTCGGTACAGGAAACAAATCCTACATTTATACGGCAAAAGATCCGGCAGGAAAATGGGAACAGAAGCTTGTGATTGATGAGTATCTGCACGATGCTTCCATGTTGTTCGACGATGATGGACGCATTTATCTGGCTTATGGTGCACGCCATATCCGTATCATTGAATTCAATAAGGATTTGTCTGGAATCAATCCTAACGGCTTACAGGTAGAAGTTATCCCCGGTGAGCCACAAGGGTTACTGGAAGGCACTCACTTCTATAAATTCAATGGTAAATATTACCTCACTCTGATCTGGTGGCCGGAAGGCGGCATACGCACACAACTCTGCTTCCGTTCCGATAAAGTGTCCGGACCTTATGAGATGAAAACCATTCTTTCGGATGATCTCGGATATGCCAATCACGGTGTAGCACAAGGATGCTTCATCGATACAGAAGCAGGCGAATGGTATGCTATGTTGTTTCAGGACCACGAAGCCGTAGGCCGTGTACCTGTGCTGATGCCTTGCCGTTGGGAAAATGGTTGGCCCATGCTGGGGGACGAAAATGGCAAAGTGCCTCCGGTAATGAAAGTACCCGTACAAGGATATGATGAAAAGACGGAACTGGTAGTCAGCGACAACTTCGACGAAGCTCCCAAGCTGGGACTGACCTGGCAATGGAATCATAATCCGGATAATTTGCTATGGACTCTCACCGAACGCCCGGGCTATCTGAGACTGAAAACCGGAAAAGTAGTAAAGAACCTCTTCGAAGCCCGCAACACACTGACGCAACGTACTGAAGGTCCCAAATGTAGTGGTGTCGTTTCCTTAGACCTCACCTTCATGAACGATGGTGACTATGCAGGATTGGCAGCATTCTGTTCTGAACCGGGAATCCTCTCTGTCGTGAAAGAGTATGGAAAAAAGTATCTGGTGATGACCGACCGCAATGTAGAAAAAGCACGGCGCGAACTGAATCAGGATATCGTCTTCCTGAAAATGGAGTGTGATTTTACCACTGACTATGCCCAATTCTCCTATAGCCTGGATGACACTAACTGGACTCCGATAGGCGACAAATTCCACATGATATTCAGTATGGCGCACTTCACTGGTAATAAATTCGCTATATTCAATTATGCCACAAAGGCTGCCGGTGGATACGTGGATGTTGATTTCTTCCGTTACGAAAAGCAATCTAATTAA
- a CDS encoding aldose epimerase family protein, with protein sequence MNKLMILVCAVLVVGCTATTKEELTESGLKRSDFQTEVDGEKTDLFVLKNKNNMEVCITNFGGRIVSVMVPDKDGNMKDVVLGFDSIQDYIKYPSDFGASIGRYANRINQGRFTLDGVEYQLPQNNYGHCLHGGPKGFQYRVYKGVQKNDQEVQLTYLAKDGEEGFPGNLQCTVTMKLTDDNAIDIQYEAETDKPTIVNMTNHSYFNLDGDPTTDNSAYLLTLNADNYTPIDSTFMTTGEIATVEGTPMDFRKPTAIGANINQEFEQLKSGNGIDHNWVLNTQGDVTKVCATLESPKTGIVLDVYTNEPGIQVYCGNFLDGTLTGKKGIVYNFRAAVCLETDKYPDTPNKPEWPSAVLRPGEKYQSQCIYKFSVHK encoded by the coding sequence ATGAATAAACTGATGATTTTGGTATGTGCCGTCCTAGTGGTTGGATGTACCGCAACAACAAAAGAAGAACTGACTGAATCCGGATTGAAGCGAAGCGATTTCCAGACAGAAGTCGATGGTGAAAAGACAGACCTGTTTGTGTTGAAGAACAAAAACAACATGGAAGTTTGCATCACTAATTTCGGAGGCCGTATTGTATCGGTCATGGTTCCCGATAAAGATGGTAACATGAAGGATGTGGTTCTGGGATTCGACTCTATACAGGACTATATCAAATATCCGTCCGACTTCGGAGCAAGCATTGGACGATATGCCAACCGCATCAACCAAGGGCGCTTCACACTGGATGGTGTGGAGTACCAGTTGCCACAAAATAACTATGGTCATTGTCTGCATGGTGGACCGAAAGGTTTCCAGTACCGTGTATACAAAGGAGTACAAAAGAACGATCAGGAGGTACAACTGACTTATCTGGCAAAGGACGGAGAAGAAGGATTTCCCGGTAACCTGCAGTGTACGGTTACTATGAAGTTGACGGATGATAACGCCATCGATATTCAATATGAAGCCGAAACGGATAAGCCGACTATTGTCAATATGACCAATCATTCTTACTTCAATCTGGATGGTGATCCCACAACTGATAACTCTGCCTATCTGTTAACGTTGAATGCCGATAACTACACCCCGATAGACAGCACTTTCATGACAACAGGCGAGATTGCAACGGTAGAAGGAACTCCCATGGATTTCAGAAAGCCTACAGCAATCGGTGCAAATATCAATCAGGAGTTTGAACAGCTGAAGAGTGGAAACGGAATAGACCATAACTGGGTACTGAACACTCAAGGGGATGTAACTAAAGTATGCGCTACTCTTGAATCACCCAAAACCGGTATAGTTCTGGATGTTTATACCAATGAACCTGGCATACAGGTATATTGCGGAAACTTCCTAGATGGTACTCTGACGGGGAAGAAAGGCATTGTTTATAACTTCCGTGCAGCAGTTTGCCTGGAGACGGATAAATATCCCGATACGCCTAATAAACCGGAATGGCCGTCGGCAGTGTTAAGACCGGGAGAAAAGTACCAAAGCCAATGCATCTATAAATTCTCGGTACATAAGTAA
- a CDS encoding helix-turn-helix domain-containing protein, whose amino-acid sequence MVSLVDKLHPLVLNVGLAVHNADWNWKNVNSPFTRLYYITEGTAQIQLSGSVQILKPNYLYFIPAFTIHSYICNSYFCHYYLHIYEEHQSDSNSLDEWEFPVEIPAGDLDLALFQRLCAINPHMSLPKSDPSTYDNNSTLMENLLKNKQRALCDKVESRGIVYQLLAHFLKRAQVKVETKDDRIEKAILYIRKHIYEAIDLTTLSENSCLSKDHFIRLFKKETGVTPSKYINQKKIEKAQLILVTDEMSVKNVAFSLSFDDYSYFNRLFKKTTGLTPQEYRNSYH is encoded by the coding sequence AGCTGTGCATAATGCAGATTGGAACTGGAAGAATGTAAATAGTCCGTTTACGCGCTTATATTATATAACGGAAGGGACTGCCCAAATACAGTTATCGGGGAGCGTACAAATTTTAAAACCAAACTATCTGTATTTTATTCCAGCTTTTACTATACATAGTTATATATGCAATTCCTATTTTTGCCATTACTACCTGCACATTTATGAAGAGCATCAGTCAGATTCCAATTCATTAGATGAGTGGGAATTTCCGGTAGAGATACCTGCCGGTGATTTAGATTTGGCTCTATTTCAGCGTCTATGTGCAATAAACCCTCACATGAGTTTGCCTAAGTCGGACCCTTCGACTTATGATAATAACTCAACGTTGATGGAGAATCTTCTGAAGAACAAGCAGCGTGCGTTATGTGATAAGGTTGAATCACGTGGTATTGTATATCAGTTACTGGCACATTTCTTAAAGCGTGCGCAAGTTAAAGTAGAGACGAAAGACGATCGAATAGAGAAAGCTATTCTTTATATACGCAAACATATCTATGAGGCTATAGACCTGACAACTCTGTCTGAGAACTCATGTTTGTCAAAAGATCATTTTATCCGTTTATTCAAAAAAGAGACTGGTGTGACTCCTTCAAAATATATCAATCAGAAGAAAATAGAAAAAGCACAACTCATCCTGGTAACAGATGAGATGTCTGTAAAGAACGTGGCTTTTTCCCTTTCTTTTGATGACTATTCTTATTTTAATCGGCTCTTTAAAAAGACAACAGGACTTACTCCGCAGGAGTATCGGAACTCCTACCATTAA